The genomic segment TAAAGCTGCTCAAAGTCAGTTTGCCTGAAAGTACTGATCTCAATCTTCAATTGTGCAGACTTCGCTGggggaaaatatttagaaagaaATTTCGTCGCCAGATCCTTCCATGTAGTGATACTTCCcaagggaagcgattggagccatcatcTCGCCTGGTCCCTGAGAGAAAATCGAAACAAGCGcaatctaataatatcatcagaaacattattaatttttaccgtaCCCGTGATCTCCAGGAATGTGCTTAAATGAACATGAGGATCAGTAGTGgcagttcctccaaattggttctgttgaaccatattTATAAGCACAGGCTTCAACTCGAAATTGTTGGCATTTATGGTCCCTCGAGCAATACCAGAGTAATGATTGTTAATCACTGGTCTAAAGTGGTCTCTGATAGGTATGGCGTCTGGCGGGTtatatgtagtgacccgttccagaatcacctactaatcaagaactaagcatgcgattaacttaattaaaaacaattagaaATAAaagcggaaaactgtcaccaaaagatagttatacaacccaatcgaaaaatccaggacaactcaaactaaaatgaaatatacggtacaaccatatcgaatcaaaaagatatcgaagaactaaaccaaccatctactcaacgtcctcctcctcctcctcctgagctgtccaacctgaggcctgccccgtgggaatggggtgtccaagataaacaaaaccgaggacgtgagcgataagaacgcccagtacaaaagcatgagtatacaaacctatatgaaatgcacatgctatgatatgataccagggtagtcaagaaacaggagtaacaaaggatctcaaaatgctcagtctagaggcgccaagtggatagtgccgcgtggtactcctctgggtcactgcatccactacaagaacagacgtggacctaaaatgtcccggatcaccgaagccctccggacccgtcggccactgtgtactctcggtgtccatgcgtccacaagacagggctgagcggccccacaagatatagcttatctcgaaagagatacagctcaacagtaaaggctatctcgaaggagatacggctcaacatgaaatgcaacatgcatcataaaacgtgtcataatagcatgcatcatatgacatatatcaatgcaccacataatcatgcaacacatataaggatgtatactcgaccaggatatctcggatagtactttcgtacctctatcacagcaagcctagccttacgcaacaccgctaatcaggtctagaacaagcctacgcatcaaaagcatacccaatgaacaatactaccatgctcgactagcaaaaccagtactaccaaaggtttagggtttaccttcatccgtcgacagccctttgatgtcgattgcctcgtaactcaggcgtcactacgctactaatcctggcagctcttggctaacgctcgaccgacaaactaaccctagaaaccttccaaacctctcaaaatgagacacaacttcaagaattgacaatacaaaatgaggaaatccgagcactatttatagactatgttcggatccaccgaacccacttcggaacgtccgaactcccacgtgtccatcggctcttgacacctcatgatcggatccaccgaacctacacttcggatcatccaaacttgcatgcaaactgacgtgtcgatcaactcttgacacctcatgatcggatccaccgaacccacttcggatcgtccgaactcttcggtgctaccgaaccatcttcggtccgtccgatcatgaccacggtcaaaattacacattaaaccttcttaatcaccattaatccgttaattactcaatttggaattcgggctactacattatATCTCGCGTcctctctgttttcagccattgttTGGATTTCTTCCCTTCTCTCTTTTCTTAGTCTCCTAacagttctttcgatctccggatcaaaAATAAGTAAGTCAGGGCTTTGccatcttcgcatgcactgtgacacagataaaaatgaatgaatcacaaaatagaataaaataaaaataaaagctctaaattaaaatctagactaattggtaacaataatgatataaattcaaatttgacactccccggcaacggcgccaaaaacttgttgcgtgttttctctaccgcaagtgtacggtgtcaagttttagtactgggtagagtacagatatcgatcccacgaggagtgtgtataataatgtatattagtgctcgtaattaaaatagtctcaactttatttagaaaaatcaaataaaaggtTGGTTTgttcgaacgaattaattgaacacaaagaattaattaaatcaccaAATTGAGACtaataatgagagaaaatatctagagaaatgatttcacaaagtttccacgataaataTTCACAATTGAATTTATATTCCGGAATTCCCATTATTTactggccaagaacacttaggttatgttattccccctttcccaagtgacgaataactgtatctatcaacttcgattcaaatatttctaattagaatctaagtttcatagataattgcaaacaatgttcttactaagcctcgctaaagttatacgctttccgaacgctataaacatttaacgatgtgttctaatgatctataatcctagtccctctcccgagttgtagaattaatcaaataacaaacaatttatggccagtaaattgcagtgcaatAAACATAGAGAAACACAAGTAAACATGAAATGGAAttcaatattataaaataaccacgtcaaatcatcgtgtccacaaagctacatcattctctagaatgaaaaattagttcatcacgaaatccaacagaaaacaagacatgtttatgATTCTAGACATCGctacgcaataaaataaagaaacaaaggaaaagataacaaatccgaagtgtcgtctctgtccccagatccgtcgttcttcgtatttgtggCTGTTCTTCACACTCTGAATCTTCGTCTCGTGTATGCGCTCTGTTTCTCGCTTCCTTTCCTTCCCAAAGTGGTGAATTTTTGTGTAATTTCTCTCCACGGCGGACAACTCCCCTTTTGACCTAGACGATCGCGCTTTTGTACTTTTTTGGGAAGCGGCGCACGTGCGGTGGCGCCTGAAATGGCGCGGTTGTGCGCGAGCTTCTGCTTGTGTCTAGTGTCTGcacgcgcgcggctgcgcgtagTGTCGCGCGATCGCGCGCGATATTCTGGTCTTTCGCCTATGTTCCGGCGCGCGCGATGGCGCGCGCATGTCGGGTCTTCAAGTTGTATCTGTGCGCGCGTGGTAGCACGAGATGTCGCGCGACCGTGCGCAAGATTCTGCCCTTGTGCATATCTgtgcgcgcgcggctgcgcaTGAAGTGGCGCGACCGCGCGCGCCCTTCTTGTCTTGGCAATATTTATAATCGCGGCTCGGTTCTGTTTTCTTGGTCCACTTGGTTTCATGTccactattttctccattcctgaaatgacaacaaaaacaaaccaaaaacgcataattctgttcgaaataagcataattcaaaatagattctaatataaattaagtgcaaatcttgcacttatcaaacctcccaaacttgaacttttgctagtcccgagcaaaataaaataaaagcagGACGTCAATTAACAAGTAGTGAAACTCTAAACAGTCATGGAAACGCAAAAAGTGTTATTGGCCTCAGACTTATCTATTTCATGTAATTCGtgatttcccaagagtcacgtgcgtgtgtgatatgtcaatgttaATTTACCCAATCGAATGCTCAAATAGAGTTGTCATACCCACTCACCTTACAAACTCAAGAAATCATCAACTCAGTGCAGCTCACAATTcattaaaatacaaattcacaTTCAGAGATCACAAAGGACTTTATCGGTGATTAATTGGCTCAATAACTATTCAACAAAAATGTACTAAAGATGAAATCACACCATGGGATGCTTGCATGCAAGTGATTAAAGTCTATACTTGTTGACAATGTTTTTCAGGTAtgcttgacttgaacaacttttctccactagtatattggataaatgtgacaaggttaataggtcttgtaggcttgtcACGTTAGGCCACGGCTCATGGCAACAATTAAAGGTatggaattcaaaatttgagagaaataatcgAATCTTCGTCAATTTCGCTAGCATTTCATTCACCATCTCTTTATTGTTTTCTTCCCAATCATATCCtccattttccatttttttctttttcaccacttttgtgtgattcttttcattgtttttttttcttcctctTTTCTTTGCCAACTCCTTTTCACACACTTtagctttttcttttttcttttcaaggagcatttgaatcattacaacaccaattaatttattatccTCAAAAGCAGGTAGGaaaataagtgtataagcttcatttggTAGTTGCTGTGGATtatagaatagatacaagtgaGGGCTgattgtatgtcattgacacacacaacttgattttttagtaggctcaaaatgggacactagggatatttcatgttcaattggtaggctcgaaggctcaacgGTTTCGAAGattgcctaaatcattcctatgtcatatattatccgtatttcgcctcgaaaagtgctCAATTAAGTTCTAAattaccgtcaatccattaaTCATCTCATAGAAGCCAGTCACATgaaattttcaatcaaaatgatatatgaaataggtgcacgaagAAAAAGTAAGCATCTCAGTTAACTTGAAGCTcaaagggctacaattgacagtaaACAAAGAACACATGCCCAAGGATATTGTGAAAAActgcctagatcatttctatGTTTGTGcaagtgtcaatcaatgtcatgcaagaattACCAAGAATCAGATATCTGTCGTCTATTTAGCATCACATGCATACAACTTGTCTCTAAGCACAATAGTATCAATAAACACGACAATGCAAAATATTTGTGACTCTTAAGTTCTCATGAACACATAAATATTTCAGGACCACAAATCAATTTTCATCATCGGCCACACATTTGTTTTATCCATGACTTTTCctaacaaaaatagaatgcaaaaaaataaataaaaactaaaaaaacaGAATTAAACTACTAAGCAATAAAACTAAAAATTGCAGGAAAAATTCAATCAGGCAATTTTTTACCTCCCCCgaaacttaaagtatgcattgtcctcaatgtatagaaataaagaacgcgacaacacatacctcgcgCACGAGTGTCAGAACTCGGGGCTCGAATCATCATTCGCAGCATCTTCATCATCAACGTCCATGGGCTGCGGCGGTGATAGATCTGGTGGGGGTAAAATGAACAACTAAgggagtaaaataaaataaaataataaaaacaaaatgaatgctaaaaaataaaaattgtgggttgcctcccacacagcgcttaGTTTAATGTCGTTAGCTCGACTGTCACTACATTGCTCAAGGTGGGTCGTGAGAACTTTCAGATGCCTTGATTTCCACCATTTGACCTTCAACTTCCATGGTCAACTTTCCTCGTTTCACGTCAATGATGGCTCCAACAGCAGCCAATAATGGTCGTTCTAGAATGACGTGAACGCTCTGACTATTctccatgtcaagtaccacGAACTCTGCGAGAACCTTAAATTTGTCGATCTTAAGTTCAACATCTTTCACAATACCCAGGGGTGTCCTGACCGATTTATCAGCCATCTGCAAGGTTAGTCCTGTGGGCTTTATCCTGCTCAATCTAATTTTCTCGTAAAGGGAACTTGGCATTATATTCACACTTGCTCCTGAATCACCGATATATTTTTCTACTAAATGACCccctatttcacatggtacAATAAATTCACCGGGATCTAGCAACTTCTGAGGAGCATTCCTTCGTGTTCCTTTGGTAAATTCATCTTCCACCTCATCTGCAAACTCACTATTAGTGTTTAggttcttgagatcttcaagacctttTCTCTTTTGAAATTCATCCTGTAATTGTTGAAATCTTTGGGGGtagggaagtaaagaaatatcaatGCATTGAATTAAATCGTACCTCTCAGATTTTTTACCTCGGGCCCTTTTGGTTGGAGTTGGCTTTTCATCCCGAACAGGTATAAGTTCAACCTCCTTCTCTTCTCTGCCTACCACACAAATATCTTCATGATGTATAAAAATGGCATTCACCTCTCTTAGATTTGGGTCGGCAGTCTTTTGAACTGCGCCTGACGGTTGAGAcgtgagttgcttcgttatTTGCCCAACTTGTGACTCCAGGATTTTCAAAGTAGCACCAATACTTGCCATGTGGGTTTCTAGGTTGTCAagcctagactcagtcctagccattctcttgccagattcagcaacaaaagtcccaactaaatcctcaaatgTTGGCTTaccttccccatttgatgtattgaaccccggtggaggattcaacacattcttattgtttgcataagaaaaattttcatggtttctcaaccaaggatgataagtattagggggagggttacctcgatatccgccAAACCCTCCAACATTTCTGTTGTTGATATACTGAGCTTCTTCAAAAAAATGTGCTTCTTCAACGACAGGCGATGGTCCCTCAGTATTTGATGTGCTCACTTTATTCATGGTTGCTATCTGTGTAGTCAATGCTGATACTTGTGCagtgagtgatgtaataggatccACCGCATAAATTCCAGCAGTCCTCTgtactcctgacctctcagacggccattgGTAGCTGATAATAGTCATTTGCTCAAGCAAGTCGTAGGCTTGAGcaggagatttggcaaagatcgtgccaccgGCCGCTGCATCCACTGTTGTC from the Primulina eburnea isolate SZY01 chromosome 3, ASM2296580v1, whole genome shotgun sequence genome contains:
- the LOC140827236 gene encoding uncharacterized protein, which encodes MAENREDARYNPPDAIPIRDHFRPVINNHYSGIARGTINANNFELKPVLINMVQQNQFGGTATTDPHVHLSTFLEITAKSAQLKIEISTFRQTDFELLYEAWERYKELLQKCPNHGFEDWVQIELFYNGLNGQTRTTVDAAAGGTIFAKSPAQAYDLLEQMTIISYQWPSERSGVQRTAGIYAVDPITSLTAQVSALTTQIATMNKVSTSNTEGPSPVVEEAHFFEEAQYINNRNVGGFGGYRGREEKEVELIPVRDEKPTPTKRARGKKSERYDLIQCIDISLLPYPQRFQQLQDEFQKRKGLEDLKNLNTNSEFADEVEDEFTKGTRRNAPQKLLDPGEFIVPCEIGGHLVEKYIGDSGASVNIMPSSLYEKIRLSRIKPTGLTLQMADKSVRTPLGIVKDVELKIDKFKVLAEFVVLDMENSQSVHVILERPLLAAVGAIIDVKRGKLTMEVEGQMVEIKLFILPPPDLSPPQPMDVDDEDAANDDSSPEF